The sequence ACACCATGAACACCATGGTCGACCAGCTCCGCTCGTTCTCGAGCGAGGTGACGCGCGTCGCGCGCGAGGTCGGCACCGACGGCAAGCTCGGCGGCCAGGCCGTCGTCAAGGGCGCCGGCGGCACGTGGAAAGACCTCACCGAGAGCGTGAACATGATGGCCGGCAACCTCACCGCCCAGGTGCGCAACATCGCCGAGGTCACCACCGCGGTGGCCCGCGGCGACCTCAGCAAGAAGATCACCGTCGACGTCCGCGGCGAGATCCTCGAGCTGAAGGACACCATCAACGTGATGGTCGACCAGCTCAACGGCTTCGCGGGCGAGGTCACCCGCGTCGCCCGCGAGGTGGGCACCGAGGGGCGGCTGGGCGGGCAGGCGCAGGTCAAGGGCGTCGGCGGCGTCTGGCAGGACCTCACCGACAACGTGAACATGATGGCCGGCAACCTCACCGGCCAGGTCCGCAACATCGCCGAGGTCACCACCGCCGTCGCCAACGGAGACCTCAGCCGGAAGATCACCGTCGACGTCCGCGGCGAGATCCTCGAGCTGAAGAACACCATCAACACCATGGTCGACCAGCTCAACAGCTTCGCCGGGGAGGTGACCCGCGTCGCCCGCGAGGTGGGCACCGACGGCAAGCTGGGCGGCCAGGCCCAGGTGCGCGGCGTCGGCGGGGTCTGGAAGGACCTCACCGACAACGTCAACATGATGGCCGGCAACCTCACCGACCAGGTGCGCGGCATCGCCCGGGTGGTCACCTCGGTGGCCGGCGGCGACCTCAAGCGCCGCCTCACCGTGGAGGCCAAGGGCGAGGTCGCGGCGCTCGCCGACACCATCAACAACATGACCGACACCCTGGCCACGTTCGCCGACCAGGTCACCACCGTGGCCCGCGAGGTGGGCGTCGAGGGCAAGCTGGGCGGCCAGGCGCGCGTGCCCGGCGCGGCGGGCACCTGGAAGGACCTCACCGACAACGTGAACCAGCTCGCCGCCAACCTCACCACCCAGGTGCGCGCGATCGCGGACGTGGCCACCGCGGTGACCGAGGGCGACCTCACCCGATCGATCGGCGTCGAGGCGAGCGGCGAGGTCGCGGTCCTCAAGGACAACGTCAACGCGATGATCCGCAACCTGCGGGAGACCACCGAGAAGAACACCGAGCAGGACTGGCTCAAGACCAACCTCGCCCGGTTCACCTCGATGCTCCAGGGTCAGCGCGACCTGCTCACCGTCGCCAAGCTGATCCTCTCCGAGCTGGCCCCGCTGGTCACCGCCCAGCACGGCGTCATCTACATGGCCGAGCACCGCAACGGCGATCCGCCCGTGCTCCGCTACCACGCCGGCTACGGGTACCGCGAGCGCAAGCACCTGGCCACCACCTTCCGCCTCGGCGAGGGCCTGGTGGGCCAGTGCGCGCTGGAGAAGGAGCGCATCCTGCTCACCCAGGTGCCCGCCGACTACGTGCAGATCACCTCCGGGCTCGGCGAGGCGCCGCCGCTCAACATCATCGTGCTGCCGGTGCTCTTCGAGGGCCAGGTGCGCGCGGTCATCGAGCTGGCGTCGTTCAACCGCTTCTCCCCCACCCACCAGGACTTCCTCGACCAGCTCACCGAGAACATCGGCATCGTCCTCAACACCATCGAGGCGAACATGCGCACCGAGTCGCTGCTCGAGCAGTCGCAGTCGCTCGCCCACGAGCTGCAGAGCCAGCAGGAGGAGCTGCAGCAGACCAACGAGGAGCTCGAGGACAAGGCCCGCCTGCTCGCCGAGCAGAACACCGAGGTCGAGCGCAAGAACGTCGAGGTGGAGACCGCCCGCCACGCCCTGGAGGAGAAGGCGGAGCAGCTGGCGCTGACCTCGAAGTACAAGTCCGAGTTCCTCGCCAACATGTCGCACGAGCTGCGCACACCGCTCAACAGCCTGCTCATCCTCGCCCAGCACATCGCCGAGAACACCGACGGCAACCTCACCGACAAGCAGGTCGAGTACGCGAACATCATCCGGGCCTCGGGCCAGGACCTGCTGGCGCTGATCAACGACA is a genomic window of Candidatus Dormiibacterota bacterium containing:
- a CDS encoding response regulator, which produces TMNTMVDQLRSFSSEVTRVAREVGTDGKLGGQAVVKGAGGTWKDLTESVNMMAGNLTAQVRNIAEVTTAVARGDLSKKITVDVRGEILELKDTINVMVDQLNGFAGEVTRVAREVGTEGRLGGQAQVKGVGGVWQDLTDNVNMMAGNLTGQVRNIAEVTTAVANGDLSRKITVDVRGEILELKNTINTMVDQLNSFAGEVTRVAREVGTDGKLGGQAQVRGVGGVWKDLTDNVNMMAGNLTDQVRGIARVVTSVAGGDLKRRLTVEAKGEVAALADTINNMTDTLATFADQVTTVAREVGVEGKLGGQARVPGAAGTWKDLTDNVNQLAANLTTQVRAIADVATAVTEGDLTRSIGVEASGEVAVLKDNVNAMIRNLRETTEKNTEQDWLKTNLARFTSMLQGQRDLLTVAKLILSELAPLVTAQHGVIYMAEHRNGDPPVLRYHAGYGYRERKHLATTFRLGEGLVGQCALEKERILLTQVPADYVQITSGLGEAPPLNIIVLPVLFEGQVRAVIELASFNRFSPTHQDFLDQLTENIGIVLNTIEANMRTESLLEQSQSLAHELQSQQEELQQTNEELEDKARLLAEQNTEVERKNVEVETARHALEEKAEQLALTSKYKSEFLANMSHELRTPLNSLLILAQHIAENTDGNLTDKQVEYANIIRASGQDLLALINDILDLSKIESGTVSLDLADQSITELLEDIERSFRHVATGRDLAFTVEVEAGLPPTLQTDPKRLQQVLRNLLANAFKFTEAGSVTLRATRATSGWRSDHEQLSAASAVVAFSITDTGIGIAKSKQRLIFEAFQQADGTTSRKYGGTGLGLSIVRELARLLHGDVTVESSPGKGSTFTVYLPLTAAAPAAAPGRQRPAPTEVAPARTGDGNGSRATATTGISAPAPGSTEVAESPITIPITDIQDDRYAVRPGDRVVLIVENDLNFARVLLDIANQRRLKAVVALHGEEAVSLAREFRPDAITLDIHLQDLSGWTVLDWLQHNPDTRHVPVHIVSIDEDNVRAHRSGATSSLIKPAAKETLDRLFDDIHGSIERRVKRLLIVEDDEAQRAHTVELCAGDDVEITTAATGAEALAALSRERFDCMVLDLGLPDISGFQVIEKVQDEVSLRGMPVVIYTAGELGRRDETRLRKVSKSVVIKDVRSPERLLEEVTHLLHRVETELPVEKRQMLRSARQVDNQLAGRRVLVVDDDIRNVFAITAVLERQGMEVVTAETGAEALAALESRADIDVALVDVMMPEMDGYETMERIRRLSQYQKLPLIALTAKAMRGDRERCLEAGASDYISKPVDTEQLLSMLRVHLYR